From Endozoicomonas sp. 8E, the proteins below share one genomic window:
- a CDS encoding AMP-binding protein, translating into MKNRRTPLAQMQLNVARHPDKVWLNQPDNRQWTSYTWGEADEQARKIAQGLLSNGLSKGDKVAIIAKNSAEWYISDLAIMMAGLISVPIYPTAGADNIKYVLEHSNAKAIFVGKLDSTEALSEAMPDDFLSISFPYPTLDCKEQWLDWLNIYEPLKTLHNPDIDDLFSIIYTSGSTGLAKGVMISQRNVASSAMAGGEKFLRGDERRVMSYLPLAHITERCVVELPSIYYSAEIFFVESLDTFVDDVRYARPTAFLSVPRLWTKFQSQILAKMPNKKLQTLLKIPIIGKLVAKKIRTALGLQEAKIFGSGSAPISPEILKWFQKLGIRISEGWGMTETSGLSCSNIPFKPDNIGTIGSPQSCVEMSLSEQGEVLIRGEAVFKSYYNNPEATEAAFENGWFKTGDKAEITSDGSWKIIGRVKEQFKTSKGKYVSPVPIESSLGRNPDIEQVCVMGIGRKQPIAMIVLGEGASKNRGQQKEQLVSTMTSVNNELEAHEKLDHIIVAKTTWSIENEMLTPTLKLKRDQLEKEYGHFLTLKHNSKVIFEEEIGS; encoded by the coding sequence ATGAAAAATCGTAGAACCCCCCTGGCACAAATGCAGCTAAATGTTGCAAGGCATCCCGATAAGGTCTGGCTTAATCAGCCTGATAACAGGCAATGGACCTCTTACACTTGGGGGGAAGCTGACGAGCAAGCCCGCAAGATCGCTCAAGGCCTTCTATCCAATGGACTATCAAAGGGCGATAAAGTCGCCATCATCGCCAAGAATTCAGCCGAATGGTATATTTCTGATTTAGCCATCATGATGGCAGGCTTAATCAGTGTGCCCATATACCCAACAGCTGGTGCAGACAACATAAAATATGTGCTTGAGCATAGTAATGCAAAGGCTATTTTTGTTGGCAAACTGGACAGCACTGAAGCCCTTTCAGAAGCAATGCCAGACGACTTTCTCAGCATCTCATTTCCATACCCTACACTTGATTGCAAAGAGCAGTGGCTTGACTGGCTGAATATTTATGAGCCACTAAAAACACTCCATAATCCGGATATCGACGATCTATTTTCTATTATCTATACCTCAGGCAGTACAGGCCTTGCCAAAGGCGTCATGATTAGTCAGAGAAATGTAGCTTCTTCGGCCATGGCTGGGGGTGAGAAGTTTTTAAGGGGTGATGAAAGACGGGTAATGTCATATTTACCCCTTGCCCACATCACTGAACGATGCGTTGTTGAACTCCCATCAATTTATTACTCCGCCGAGATTTTCTTTGTTGAGTCCTTGGATACTTTTGTAGACGATGTTCGTTATGCTCGTCCCACTGCTTTTTTATCAGTGCCTAGATTATGGACTAAGTTTCAGTCACAAATTCTGGCCAAAATGCCCAACAAAAAGCTACAAACTCTTTTGAAAATCCCCATTATAGGTAAATTAGTAGCAAAGAAAATTCGCACTGCTCTTGGGCTGCAGGAAGCTAAAATTTTCGGTTCTGGAAGCGCACCTATCTCTCCAGAAATTTTGAAGTGGTTCCAAAAGTTGGGTATTCGTATTAGCGAAGGCTGGGGCATGACCGAAACCTCAGGCTTATCGTGCAGCAACATCCCCTTCAAACCCGATAATATTGGCACAATAGGCAGCCCTCAATCTTGTGTCGAAATGTCACTTTCCGAGCAAGGAGAAGTGTTGATTCGAGGAGAAGCGGTATTTAAATCTTACTACAACAACCCTGAAGCAACAGAGGCCGCCTTTGAGAATGGCTGGTTCAAAACAGGTGATAAAGCCGAGATAACCTCTGACGGTTCATGGAAAATCATTGGCCGGGTCAAAGAACAATTTAAAACCAGTAAAGGCAAATATGTTTCTCCAGTACCTATTGAGTCGAGCCTCGGTCGTAACCCGGATATCGAGCAAGTCTGTGTTATGGGGATTGGGCGCAAACAACCTATAGCAATGATCGTGTTGGGAGAAGGCGCTTCAAAAAATCGTGGCCAGCAAAAAGAACAATTGGTCAGCACGATGACATCGGTTAACAATGAGCTGGAGGCTCATGAAAAGCTGGATCATATCATAGTCGCTAAAACAACCTGGAGTATTGAGAATGAAATGCTCACTCCGACACTGAAGCTAAAGCGGGATCAGCTTGAAAAGGAATATGGTCATTTTTTAACTCTGAAACACAACTCAAAAGTTATTTTTGAAGAGGAAATAGGTAGTTAA
- a CDS encoding SprT family zinc-dependent metalloprotease: MSNIQCAYLPTVELRVSELYCLAERHFLKRFPRPQISLNLRGETAGQAWTEKNLLRLNKQLLKENQEHFLKHTVGHEVAHLIAHQLFGRKIRPHGREWQLIMEEVFKLPARRTHSYNTSNASKRPFLYSCSCAGKTIPLSSIRHNRAVKGAVYLCAQCRKPLKFVEKINV; this comes from the coding sequence ATGTCGAATATACAATGCGCCTATTTGCCTACCGTTGAGTTACGGGTCAGTGAGCTTTATTGCCTGGCTGAGCGGCATTTTCTTAAACGATTTCCACGTCCTCAGATCAGCCTGAATTTAAGAGGCGAAACGGCTGGACAGGCCTGGACCGAAAAAAACCTGCTTCGTCTGAACAAGCAACTACTCAAAGAAAACCAGGAGCATTTTCTGAAGCATACCGTGGGTCATGAAGTCGCACACCTCATTGCCCACCAACTGTTTGGCAGAAAGATTCGCCCCCACGGCAGAGAGTGGCAATTGATTATGGAAGAGGTTTTCAAACTCCCGGCCCGGAGAACCCACAGTTACAACACCAGCAACGCCAGTAAAAGACCATTTCTATACAGCTGCAGCTGTGCAGGAAAGACCATCCCACTCAGTAGCATTCGCCACAACAGGGCAGTAAAAGGTGCAGTCTATTTATGCGCCCAGTGCCGTAAACCTTTGAAGTTCGTTGAGAAAATCAACGTTTGA
- a CDS encoding Yip1 family protein: protein MILSHFWGLLFRPKEEWTDIREHPPGIIRLYLGQIIWLAALPAVCTYLGTTRIGWTVPGSDQVVKLTQTSAAFMAFFAWLAILAGVAVMGAFIQWMAETFGSKPNMTQSVAFSCYTALPLFLAGLCGLYPSIWLTIVAGTIAMSCSALMLYSGLPTFMQIPKEQGFVYASSVLCIGLVVLVSIMITTVIFWGMGVSPEYIQVY, encoded by the coding sequence ATGATATTAAGTCACTTTTGGGGGCTTCTCTTTCGTCCGAAAGAAGAGTGGACCGATATTCGGGAGCACCCTCCCGGCATTATTCGCCTCTACCTGGGCCAGATCATATGGCTTGCTGCCCTGCCAGCGGTCTGTACTTATCTGGGGACGACTCGAATCGGCTGGACAGTCCCGGGCAGTGATCAGGTCGTCAAGTTAACGCAAACCAGTGCTGCTTTCATGGCATTTTTTGCCTGGCTGGCCATACTGGCGGGCGTAGCTGTTATGGGTGCATTCATCCAATGGATGGCAGAAACCTTTGGCAGCAAACCCAACATGACACAGAGTGTTGCATTTAGCTGTTATACCGCTTTACCACTCTTTCTGGCTGGCCTGTGCGGGCTTTATCCCTCTATATGGTTGACCATTGTTGCCGGCACTATCGCCATGTCCTGCTCAGCCCTGATGCTGTATTCCGGTCTGCCAACCTTCATGCAGATACCTAAAGAACAGGGGTTTGTCTATGCCAGCTCAGTGCTTTGCATCGGGCTGGTTGTTCTGGTCTCTATCATGATCACTACCGTGATCTTCTGGGGCATGGGTGTAAGCCCTGAATACATTCAAGTTTACTAA